A genomic segment from Segniliparus rotundus DSM 44985 encodes:
- the sthA gene encoding Si-specific NAD(P)(+) transhydrogenase has product MSSSASPRYDLVVIGSGPGGQKAAIAAAKLGKSVAIVERKHMLGGVCLNTGTIPSKTLREAVLYLTGMNQRELYGASYRVKSNITPEDLFARTAQVIGKETEVVRSQLQRNRVEIFPGVASFVDEHTVEVVDDDRGESTRLHGEFFVIATGTRPARLPGVNYDEERILDSDEILQLKAIPATMVVVGAGVIGIEYASMFAALGTRVTVVERRPSMLEFCDPEVIEALRFHLRDLAVTFRFGEEVTDIEVGPNGAVTKLASGKRIPAETVMYSAGRQGQTEALALENAGLSADDRGRIQVDKHFQTAVDHIYAVGDVIGFPALAATSMDQGRLAAYHAFGESAEGMTELQPIGIYSIPEVSYVGATETELTKAAVPYEVGVSRYRELARGQIAGDSYGMLKLLVNTDDRKLLGVHIFGSQATELVHIGQAVMGCGGTVDYLIEAVFNYPTLSEAYKVAALDVANKIRALAQYCD; this is encoded by the coding sequence GTGAGTTCCAGCGCCTCTCCCCGTTATGATCTTGTCGTCATCGGTTCTGGGCCAGGGGGCCAGAAAGCTGCCATCGCGGCGGCGAAACTGGGCAAATCGGTCGCCATCGTCGAGCGCAAGCACATGTTGGGCGGGGTGTGCCTGAACACGGGCACGATTCCGTCGAAGACGCTCCGCGAGGCCGTGTTGTACCTGACCGGCATGAATCAGCGCGAGTTGTACGGCGCGAGCTACCGGGTCAAGTCCAACATCACCCCCGAGGACTTGTTCGCCCGGACCGCCCAGGTGATCGGCAAAGAGACCGAAGTGGTGCGCTCCCAATTGCAGCGCAACCGGGTGGAGATCTTCCCCGGCGTCGCGAGCTTTGTGGACGAGCACACGGTCGAGGTCGTCGACGACGACCGAGGCGAGAGCACCCGGCTGCACGGCGAGTTCTTCGTCATCGCGACCGGCACCAGGCCCGCGCGCCTGCCCGGAGTCAACTACGACGAGGAGCGCATTCTCGATTCGGACGAGATCCTCCAGCTCAAGGCCATCCCCGCCACCATGGTCGTCGTCGGGGCCGGGGTGATCGGCATCGAGTACGCCTCCATGTTCGCGGCGCTCGGCACGCGGGTGACCGTGGTCGAGCGGCGGCCCAGCATGCTCGAATTCTGCGACCCCGAGGTCATTGAGGCGCTCCGCTTCCACTTGCGCGACCTCGCCGTCACATTCCGTTTCGGCGAGGAGGTGACCGACATCGAGGTCGGCCCCAACGGCGCCGTCACCAAGCTCGCCAGCGGCAAGCGGATCCCGGCGGAGACGGTGATGTACTCGGCCGGCCGTCAGGGCCAGACCGAAGCGCTGGCGCTGGAGAACGCGGGGCTGTCCGCGGACGACCGGGGCCGCATCCAGGTCGACAAGCACTTCCAGACTGCTGTGGATCATATTTACGCGGTCGGCGACGTGATCGGCTTCCCCGCGCTCGCCGCGACGTCCATGGATCAGGGCCGCCTCGCCGCCTACCACGCGTTCGGGGAGTCCGCCGAGGGCATGACCGAGCTGCAGCCGATCGGCATCTACTCCATTCCGGAAGTCTCCTACGTCGGGGCGACCGAGACGGAGCTCACCAAGGCCGCTGTGCCGTACGAGGTGGGCGTCTCCCGCTACCGGGAGCTTGCGCGGGGGCAGATCGCGGGCGACTCGTACGGCATGCTCAAGCTCCTGGTGAACACGGACGACCGCAAGCTTCTCGGTGTGCACATCTTCGGTTCGCAGGCCACCGAGCTGGTGCACATCGGCCAGGCTGTGATGGGCTGCGGCGGGACGGTCGACTACTTGATCGAAGCCGTCTTCAACTATCCGACGTTGTCCGAGGCGTACAAGGTCGCGGCGCTCGACGTCGCGAACAAGATCCGGGCGCTCGCCCAGTATTGCGACTAG
- a CDS encoding cutinase family protein codes for MMISSRVRGVLSGLLPLLSLSAASLPAVATMAPNAAAAPAGCADYDISFARGTGEPAGVGVVGNAFANALKAKEPGKTFNVHGVDYAADYDFVALDLHSLAAGADNLSAHLQDVASRCPDTQFVLGGYSQGAALVDAVISFGVPLLGFSNPLPGDVANRIVGVALFGDATHRVFNGLQPVFITPDLAAKTTNICADGDPICENVEGGLDTQSADFNANHTSYVSRGLTAQGAAFVADQINGQPAQAAPAPQPPAENDAQTAPDEDTTAAPEEEGSDADGE; via the coding sequence ATGATGATCTCCTCACGCGTCCGCGGCGTCCTCAGCGGACTGCTTCCCTTGCTGTCCTTGTCCGCAGCGTCCTTGCCCGCAGTCGCAACGATGGCCCCGAACGCCGCTGCGGCGCCCGCGGGATGCGCCGACTACGACATCTCCTTCGCCCGGGGGACGGGAGAGCCCGCCGGAGTCGGCGTCGTCGGCAACGCGTTCGCCAACGCCCTGAAGGCCAAAGAGCCAGGCAAGACGTTCAACGTCCACGGGGTGGACTACGCCGCCGACTACGACTTCGTCGCACTCGACTTGCACTCCCTCGCCGCAGGCGCGGACAATCTGTCCGCGCACCTGCAGGACGTGGCCAGCCGATGCCCGGACACGCAGTTCGTCCTCGGCGGCTATTCGCAGGGCGCGGCCCTGGTCGACGCGGTGATCTCGTTCGGGGTGCCGCTGCTCGGCTTCAGCAACCCGCTGCCGGGGGATGTGGCCAACCGGATTGTCGGCGTCGCGTTGTTCGGGGACGCCACCCACCGCGTCTTCAACGGCCTGCAACCGGTCTTCATCACCCCCGACCTCGCTGCCAAGACCACCAATATCTGCGCTGACGGCGACCCGATCTGCGAAAACGTGGAGGGCGGCCTCGACACGCAGAGCGCCGATTTCAACGCGAACCACACCTCGTACGTCTCCCGAGGCCTCACAGCCCAGGGCGCCGCTTTCGTCGCCGACCAGATCAACGGCCAGCCCGCGCAGGCCGCCCCGGCGCCGCAGCCGCCCGCCGAGAACGACGCGCAAACGGCCCCAGACGAAGACACGACCGCAGCCCCGGAGGAAGAAGGATCGGACGCGGACGGCGAGTAA
- a CDS encoding cytochrome c oxidase assembly protein, translated as MSFLFLIGLVAAVAFAARVGPGPYLAVQVPYPGTEVLLVQVATQFVASFAGAVCLGGLVFALCCTRPNAKMRLGPRGYAGLRTAERASPLWAVSALFAMVTSATVQAGRAPWDLLHVEDPVGRLVSLVSVSERSGAWLVVAVLATAVAALSRCCLGWASCAGLAWLSVFAVVAPWMTQNAGDGPNHDWASGAAVWTSVGLAVLVGVGAQMRGDWTQDRAAAQRRARRTSAVALGMVAAGSAVLGALLIPLSAMPSTWYGQLGLAAAVLFALAAAAVFFGKLTVAAGAGVVLLAVAEAMSVQPAPAFAGQRFSVPELLLGFDFPGAPTLWRLLSAWRFDVVFGTLAVLLAAAYVLGAARLRGRGDAWSPWRTLSFLFGCALLLLVTSSGIGRYASGQFSYHMISHMGLNMFAPVFLVLGAPVTLLLRAAPTAGQHMAGPREWALALVHARLVQILAHPLVAVGLFVVSLYGLYFTPVFGLLVRYHWGHLLMTLHFLAIGYTYYWAIIGVDPGARRLPHLARLGMLFAVMPFHAFFGVAVLSDNEIIGGDFYRWLALPWVSDLASDQRVAGAVAWTSGEIPIVFVVGALLYQWAGADRRAASRADRHAADYEDAELDAYNHMLQKLVERG; from the coding sequence ATGTCGTTCCTTTTCCTGATCGGACTCGTCGCGGCGGTGGCGTTCGCCGCCCGCGTCGGCCCTGGCCCCTACCTGGCGGTCCAAGTGCCCTACCCTGGCACAGAGGTCCTCCTCGTGCAGGTCGCGACGCAGTTCGTCGCGAGCTTCGCCGGAGCCGTGTGCCTTGGCGGCCTCGTGTTCGCATTGTGCTGCACCCGCCCGAACGCCAAGATGCGCTTGGGCCCGCGCGGTTACGCGGGGTTGCGCACGGCAGAACGGGCGAGCCCGCTGTGGGCGGTGAGCGCCCTGTTCGCGATGGTGACGAGCGCGACGGTCCAGGCCGGGCGCGCGCCATGGGATCTGCTCCACGTCGAAGACCCTGTCGGCAGGCTGGTCTCGCTCGTGTCGGTCTCCGAGCGCTCCGGGGCGTGGCTGGTCGTGGCCGTGCTCGCGACAGCGGTGGCCGCCCTTTCGCGATGCTGCCTGGGATGGGCCTCGTGCGCGGGGCTGGCCTGGCTTTCCGTGTTCGCCGTCGTCGCCCCGTGGATGACGCAGAACGCTGGCGACGGGCCCAACCATGACTGGGCGAGCGGCGCGGCGGTGTGGACGAGCGTCGGTTTGGCGGTGCTGGTCGGGGTCGGAGCGCAAATGCGCGGTGACTGGACGCAGGACCGCGCGGCGGCCCAGCGGCGGGCACGGCGGACCAGCGCTGTCGCGCTCGGCATGGTCGCGGCGGGCTCCGCGGTGCTCGGCGCGCTGTTGATCCCGCTTTCGGCCATGCCGAGCACCTGGTACGGGCAGCTCGGCCTCGCCGCCGCCGTGCTGTTCGCGCTCGCCGCCGCCGCGGTCTTCTTCGGCAAGCTGACCGTTGCCGCCGGGGCCGGGGTCGTGCTGCTCGCTGTCGCCGAGGCGATGTCCGTCCAGCCCGCCCCGGCGTTCGCGGGGCAAAGATTCTCCGTTCCCGAACTGCTGCTCGGGTTCGATTTCCCCGGGGCCCCGACGCTGTGGCGACTGCTGTCGGCGTGGCGGTTCGACGTTGTTTTCGGCACCCTTGCCGTGCTCCTCGCGGCGGCGTACGTGCTCGGCGCGGCGCGATTGCGCGGGCGCGGCGACGCGTGGTCGCCGTGGCGGACGCTTTCCTTCCTCTTCGGCTGCGCTTTGCTGCTGCTCGTGACCTCCTCAGGGATCGGCCGTTACGCGTCGGGCCAGTTCAGCTACCACATGATCTCCCACATGGGGCTCAACATGTTCGCCCCGGTCTTCTTGGTGCTCGGGGCTCCGGTGACGTTGCTGCTGCGCGCGGCGCCCACGGCCGGGCAGCACATGGCCGGGCCGCGAGAATGGGCGCTCGCGCTCGTGCACGCGCGTCTTGTGCAGATCCTCGCGCATCCGCTGGTCGCGGTCGGGCTCTTCGTGGTTTCCCTCTACGGGCTGTACTTCACCCCGGTGTTCGGGCTGCTCGTCCGGTACCACTGGGGGCACCTGCTGATGACCCTGCATTTCCTCGCCATCGGGTACACGTATTACTGGGCGATCATCGGGGTCGACCCCGGCGCTCGTCGGCTGCCGCACCTGGCGCGGCTGGGGATGCTCTTCGCGGTCATGCCGTTCCACGCGTTCTTCGGGGTGGCCGTGTTGTCCGACAACGAGATCATCGGGGGGGATTTCTACCGGTGGCTCGCGCTGCCGTGGGTGAGCGATCTTGCCTCGGATCAGCGCGTCGCGGGCGCGGTGGCGTGGACCAGCGGCGAAATTCCCATCGTGTTCGTCGTCGGCGCGCTGCTCTACCAATGGGCGGGCGCGGACCGGCGCGCGGCGAGCCGCGCCGACCGGCATGCCGCGGATTACGAGGACGCGGAGCTGGACGCCTACAACCATATGCTGCAGAAACTGGTCGAACGGGGCTGA
- a CDS encoding PepSY-associated TM helix domain-containing protein translates to MTKPDAGNFPGLISDLCNMMETVLPEPPEVCPPPPARDRRTAVLAFFRRLHFYVGVFVGPFLLVSALTGVLYTVAPSMTQALHRHELSVEAAAAGTLPLSQQVRSAQQTYPGRVVLSVATGADARATTRVVMSGSGCPCTVFVDPHTARVRGEAPGDGGQVFEAKWSDDLHRTLFLGEFGRNYAELSASWLWVLVVSGPVLWFFGRRTRGGGPKAPRLSLRGSHATLGLALSLGLLFLSASGLSWSLHAGENIDALRTAVSGANPPLAKKLDPPVAPAAQGQPEWLARVDRVHAGARSAGLVDPIVITATDKPDSAWTASDRERHYPMRNDRASVNPQTGAVVAVSRFQDWPMLAKITQWAIALHMGLLFGWANQLVLAVLGIGLAVMIVLGYRMWWARRPRHDGGAWPAPAPQRGALGELPPSAAAALTGALLFAGWFLPLFGASLAGFVLIDALLGWRARRRAREAQ, encoded by the coding sequence GTGACGAAGCCCGACGCCGGGAACTTCCCCGGCCTCATATCCGACTTGTGCAACATGATGGAGACTGTCTTGCCGGAGCCGCCCGAGGTGTGTCCGCCTCCTCCGGCGCGGGACCGCCGAACGGCGGTGCTGGCGTTTTTTCGTCGGCTGCACTTTTATGTCGGCGTGTTCGTCGGCCCGTTTCTGCTGGTGTCCGCCCTGACCGGGGTGCTGTACACGGTCGCGCCGAGCATGACGCAGGCGCTGCACCGCCATGAGCTCTCCGTCGAGGCGGCCGCCGCGGGCACGCTTCCCTTGTCCCAACAAGTCCGCTCAGCTCAGCAAACGTATCCGGGGCGTGTCGTGCTGTCGGTCGCCACCGGCGCCGACGCGCGCGCCACCACGCGCGTCGTCATGTCCGGTTCCGGCTGTCCGTGCACTGTTTTCGTCGATCCGCACACCGCGCGGGTCCGAGGCGAAGCCCCAGGCGACGGCGGCCAGGTCTTCGAGGCGAAATGGAGCGACGACCTGCATCGGACGTTGTTCCTCGGCGAGTTCGGCCGCAATTACGCGGAGCTGTCCGCCAGTTGGCTGTGGGTTTTGGTGGTCTCCGGCCCTGTCCTCTGGTTCTTCGGCCGCCGCACGCGCGGCGGCGGGCCGAAGGCTCCTCGCCTGAGCCTGCGCGGCAGCCACGCCACATTGGGGTTGGCCTTGTCGCTCGGGCTCTTGTTTTTGTCGGCCTCCGGCCTGTCCTGGTCCTTGCACGCAGGGGAGAACATCGACGCGTTGCGCACGGCGGTCTCCGGGGCCAACCCGCCGTTGGCGAAGAAGCTCGACCCCCCCGTTGCCCCCGCGGCGCAGGGGCAACCAGAGTGGTTGGCCCGCGTCGACCGGGTGCACGCCGGGGCGCGGTCGGCGGGCCTCGTCGATCCGATCGTCATCACGGCCACGGACAAACCGGACTCCGCGTGGACGGCTTCGGACCGCGAGCGGCACTACCCGATGCGCAACGACCGGGCTTCGGTCAACCCGCAGACGGGCGCCGTGGTGGCAGTCAGCCGGTTTCAGGACTGGCCGATGCTCGCGAAGATCACACAGTGGGCGATCGCCTTGCACATGGGGCTCCTGTTCGGGTGGGCGAACCAACTGGTCCTCGCCGTGCTCGGCATAGGATTGGCCGTGATGATCGTCCTTGGCTACCGCATGTGGTGGGCCCGCCGTCCCCGCCATGACGGCGGCGCATGGCCCGCCCCCGCGCCGCAACGCGGGGCGCTCGGCGAACTGCCGCCGAGCGCGGCGGCCGCGTTGACAGGCGCGCTGCTGTTCGCCGGATGGTTCCTGCCGTTGTTCGGCGCGAGCCTCGCCGGGTTCGTCCTCATCGACGCGCTCCTCGGCTGGCGCGCACGGCGCCGGGCGCGTGAGGCCCAATGA
- a CDS encoding cutinase family protein codes for MEHSRIPRKSTALAAALFCGAGLAVLAPHAAQAHADACPDVEVAFARGTNEPPGLGYMGEYFVDGLRERLPGKAIDAYAVDYPAVLSPESLGDGGNDLSQHVQNVARSCPSTKIVLGGFSQGAGVVDLVTVSPLPTQSINLPILGEVSLADTGFDQPLPTNVFPHIAAVAVFGNPVKHVYDGVLPMPDGLRSRTDDECADGDPVCHLPGPDDLSNFHNHDSYIDRGLTDKAADFVVQHLGLRPNPPKTPTTSSSPDDDAFRPIQTPPPSDDDEEDGDN; via the coding sequence ATGGAACACTCGCGCATTCCGAGAAAATCCACCGCTTTGGCCGCCGCCCTTTTCTGCGGCGCCGGTCTCGCCGTCCTCGCGCCGCACGCCGCCCAGGCGCACGCGGACGCCTGCCCTGACGTGGAAGTGGCGTTCGCGAGGGGCACGAACGAGCCGCCCGGCCTTGGCTATATGGGCGAGTACTTTGTCGACGGGTTGCGCGAACGGCTGCCCGGAAAGGCCATCGACGCGTACGCGGTGGACTATCCGGCCGTGCTCAGCCCGGAGAGCCTCGGCGACGGCGGCAACGACCTCAGCCAGCATGTGCAGAACGTCGCCCGTTCGTGCCCGAGCACGAAAATCGTGCTCGGCGGTTTCTCGCAAGGAGCAGGCGTGGTCGATCTGGTGACCGTGTCGCCATTGCCGACCCAATCGATCAATCTGCCGATCTTGGGAGAGGTCTCGTTGGCGGACACCGGGTTCGACCAGCCCCTTCCCACGAACGTCTTCCCGCATATCGCCGCGGTGGCGGTCTTCGGGAACCCGGTCAAGCACGTCTACGACGGCGTCCTGCCGATGCCGGACGGGCTTCGGTCGCGCACCGACGACGAATGCGCGGACGGCGATCCCGTCTGCCATCTGCCGGGCCCGGACGACCTCTCGAACTTCCACAACCACGACTCCTACATTGACCGCGGCCTGACCGACAAAGCCGCAGACTTCGTGGTGCAGCACCTGGGGCTGCGCCCCAACCCGCCGAAAACCCCGACGACGAGCAGCTCGCCCGACGACGACGCTTTCCGCCCGATCCAAACCCCGCCGCCGTCGGACGACGACGAGGAAGACGGGGACAACTGA
- a CDS encoding nitronate monooxygenase, with translation MPLELEQSRSILPGLAIPIICAPMAGGPSTPQLAAAASNAGGLGFLGAGYLDPAATAALLDATRELTVHPFGVNIFVPSSDPVDHAAVAAYRERLLPAAEAAGVALPEAGSADPAHPDDDFYDEKIDLAIDREVPLVSFTFGLPSAQVVAKLHDAGIAVVASVASVSAVSSADALGVDAIVVQGPEAGGHRATLSNHEKPEHVPLADLLLWAAEATTAPLIAAGGVSRGSHIAELLASGASAVQLGTAFLRAEEAGTRPAHRAALTDPRFVETSVTNAFSGRPARGLRNAFMDAHSSHAPGEYPQVHWLTSPLRAAAAKRGDAESISLWAGVGYPETKSGPAAAILSALWEDALAARAEHGGS, from the coding sequence ATGCCGCTTGAGCTTGAGCAAAGCCGGAGCATCCTGCCCGGCCTCGCGATCCCGATCATCTGCGCGCCGATGGCGGGCGGCCCGAGCACGCCGCAACTGGCCGCCGCCGCGAGCAATGCGGGCGGGCTGGGCTTCCTGGGCGCCGGGTACCTCGACCCGGCCGCGACAGCGGCGCTGCTGGACGCGACGCGAGAGCTCACCGTCCACCCTTTCGGGGTCAATATTTTCGTTCCCAGCTCGGACCCGGTGGACCATGCCGCTGTGGCCGCCTACCGCGAACGCCTGCTGCCCGCCGCCGAAGCGGCGGGCGTGGCCCTGCCGGAGGCTGGCTCGGCGGACCCGGCGCACCCCGATGACGACTTTTACGACGAGAAAATAGACCTCGCGATCGACCGGGAGGTCCCGCTGGTCTCCTTCACTTTCGGCCTCCCGTCCGCGCAGGTCGTGGCAAAACTGCACGACGCGGGGATCGCAGTGGTCGCGAGCGTCGCCTCTGTTTCGGCGGTGAGCTCCGCCGACGCGCTGGGCGTGGACGCGATCGTCGTGCAAGGCCCCGAGGCCGGGGGGCACCGCGCGACGCTCTCCAACCATGAGAAACCGGAGCATGTGCCCCTCGCCGACCTGCTGCTCTGGGCGGCCGAGGCCACAACTGCGCCGCTCATCGCCGCGGGCGGCGTCAGCCGTGGTTCGCACATCGCCGAACTGCTGGCGTCAGGGGCGAGCGCCGTGCAGCTGGGGACCGCTTTTTTGCGCGCCGAGGAAGCAGGCACCCGGCCCGCGCACCGGGCGGCGCTGACCGATCCACGGTTCGTGGAGACATCCGTGACCAACGCGTTTTCCGGGCGCCCTGCGCGGGGCCTGCGCAACGCGTTCATGGACGCGCATTCCTCGCACGCCCCTGGGGAGTACCCGCAGGTGCATTGGCTCACCTCGCCGTTGCGCGCGGCGGCGGCGAAACGCGGCGACGCGGAGTCGATCAGCCTCTGGGCCGGAGTCGGCTACCCTGAGACCAAATCCGGCCCTGCCGCGGCGATCCTCTCGGCCCTCTGGGAGGATGCGCTCGCCGCTCGCGCGGAGCACGGGGGGTCGTAG
- a CDS encoding DUF5134 domain-containing protein gives MIADPWLRLALAALFGFSAGYCAWRLLRAGAFRPRLWRGCVGHVFHLLMCLSMLAMIWPTTPAVPYSAQTAVFAVATLWFAALALGRSSQRAGRTGFACASGRGAAWYHTTMMAAMLWMAAVMSGQLLGGAPPASAAPRPGGMAGMDMPGMSMQAEADGGARHTAPMWMSAVDVLLGFMFLAAALWWVRGYFELRRSRGRSVPAEAEMLCEVAMALGMGAMLFAMV, from the coding sequence ATGATCGCCGATCCGTGGTTGCGCCTGGCGCTCGCCGCTCTTTTCGGGTTCTCAGCGGGCTACTGCGCGTGGCGGTTGCTGCGCGCGGGGGCGTTTCGGCCCCGGCTGTGGCGCGGGTGCGTCGGCCATGTTTTCCATCTGCTCATGTGCCTGTCGATGCTCGCCATGATCTGGCCGACAACGCCTGCGGTCCCCTACTCGGCGCAGACCGCGGTGTTCGCGGTGGCGACGTTGTGGTTCGCCGCGCTCGCTCTTGGCCGCAGCTCGCAGCGCGCGGGCCGGACCGGCTTCGCCTGCGCGTCGGGCAGGGGAGCGGCCTGGTACCACACCACGATGATGGCGGCGATGCTGTGGATGGCCGCGGTGATGAGCGGGCAACTGCTCGGAGGGGCCCCGCCCGCGTCCGCCGCGCCCCGTCCGGGGGGCATGGCAGGCATGGACATGCCCGGCATGAGCATGCAGGCCGAGGCGGACGGCGGGGCGCGCCACACGGCCCCGATGTGGATGAGCGCCGTCGACGTGCTGCTGGGCTTCATGTTCTTGGCGGCGGCGCTCTGGTGGGTCCGCGGCTATTTCGAATTGCGCCGCAGCCGAGGACGTTCGGTTCCCGCGGAGGCGGAAATGCTCTGCGAGGTGGCGATGGCGCTGGGCATGGGCGCCATGCTGTTCGCCATGGTCTGA
- a CDS encoding LppU/SCO3897 family protein, with amino-acid sequence MRVVRSFLLWAVPFVVVFGAAAGFAVWHEQQQGQQARAVAEHKLDRFRPGECLTASPGRSGAETFGQDDEDLRLTDCASAGVTLTVGLKVRGEDECPSQYYFTYRVNLDGRQVGALCLVENLREGHCYTMSATPPLHEETACSTTAEEAASVRDDRVVKAVEGSNDPSVCVDSSPVTYPEPKRVYCMGSPVS; translated from the coding sequence ATGCGCGTCGTGAGGTCTTTCCTGCTCTGGGCGGTGCCCTTCGTTGTCGTCTTCGGTGCGGCGGCGGGGTTTGCGGTATGGCACGAGCAGCAGCAGGGCCAGCAAGCCCGCGCCGTCGCCGAGCACAAGCTCGACCGTTTCCGGCCCGGCGAATGCTTGACGGCGAGCCCGGGCCGGTCGGGAGCGGAAACATTCGGGCAGGACGACGAGGATCTGCGGCTCACCGACTGCGCGTCCGCCGGAGTCACCCTCACGGTCGGGCTCAAGGTCCGAGGCGAAGACGAATGCCCCAGCCAGTACTACTTCACCTACCGCGTCAACCTGGACGGGCGCCAGGTCGGGGCGCTGTGCCTGGTGGAGAACTTGCGGGAGGGGCACTGCTACACCATGAGCGCGACCCCGCCGCTGCACGAGGAGACGGCCTGTTCCACCACCGCCGAAGAGGCGGCTTCGGTGAGGGACGACCGCGTGGTCAAAGCGGTGGAGGGCTCCAACGACCCTTCGGTGTGCGTGGACTCCTCGCCGGTGACGTACCCCGAGCCCAAACGGGTGTACTGCATGGGCTCGCCGGTCAGTTAG
- a CDS encoding LLM class F420-dependent oxidoreductase produces the protein MRVGLLVSQQRAPSYSSLRDVAARAEELGADALFNTDHFFPWSGDGNGAHFECWSMLAAWAEQTSRVQLGALVTGVGYRNPDLLADMARTVDHISGGRLILGLGAGWLERDYAEYGYEFPSAGARIGLLAQSLPRIKARLGKLNPPPVGEIPILIGGGGERKTLRVVAEHADIWHSFSAVGELTRKSAALAEHCASLGRDPAEIARAASWSGPELTEQLVAAGASVIVADTSAPDYDLSALRDALAWKNSRG, from the coding sequence GTGCGGGTCGGCCTGCTGGTCAGCCAGCAGCGGGCCCCGAGCTACTCGTCGTTGCGCGACGTCGCGGCGAGGGCGGAGGAGCTCGGCGCGGACGCCCTGTTCAACACGGATCATTTTTTCCCGTGGAGCGGCGACGGCAACGGAGCGCATTTCGAATGCTGGAGCATGCTGGCCGCCTGGGCGGAGCAGACCAGCCGGGTCCAACTCGGCGCGCTCGTCACCGGAGTCGGCTACCGCAACCCCGACCTGTTGGCCGACATGGCCCGCACCGTGGACCACATCAGCGGCGGGCGGCTGATCCTGGGCCTCGGGGCCGGCTGGCTGGAGCGGGACTACGCGGAATACGGCTACGAGTTCCCCTCCGCGGGCGCGCGGATCGGCCTGCTCGCGCAGAGCCTGCCGCGGATCAAAGCCCGCCTCGGGAAGCTCAACCCGCCGCCAGTGGGCGAGATCCCCATCCTCATCGGCGGCGGCGGCGAACGCAAAACATTGCGGGTCGTGGCGGAACACGCCGACATCTGGCACAGTTTCTCAGCAGTCGGCGAGCTCACGCGCAAAAGCGCGGCGCTCGCCGAACATTGCGCCTCGCTCGGGCGCGACCCCGCCGAGATCGCCCGCGCGGCCTCATGGTCGGGGCCTGAGCTCACCGAACAGCTCGTGGCGGCCGGAGCCAGTGTGATCGTCGCCGACACCTCGGCCCCCGATTACGACCTCTCGGCGCTGCGCGACGCGCTGGCTTGGAAAAATTCGCGCGGCTAG